In a single window of the Cucumis melo cultivar AY chromosome 11, USDA_Cmelo_AY_1.0, whole genome shotgun sequence genome:
- the LOC103501891 gene encoding putative respiratory burst oxidase homolog protein H, with protein sequence MECADKKPVKENAGECVLESIEIDHMATDEKAAERRDLNQPDSKQSNYSNDVKKTVAETSQPLVGIRRRRKEFSMLRFLDGFKDGKEEEAWKATEKRFRQLAPDGKLSRDKFGACIGMKKDSTDFGGELFDVLARRRGIMGAKGITLQELRDFWEDLTKEDLDSRLRIFFDLCDKNGDGKISREEVKSVLEWSASANKLKNLEREAETFASLIMEELDPDLNGFIEIEDMETLVKAMWSSEEEKRLQSQDSKFLASSLILGRCKTPASKFLKETEEAIIANWKRIWVLILWLAINLGLFVWKFMSYRDKGVFKVMGYCVSVAKGAAETLKFNMALILFLVCRGTLTKLRSTFLNSIFPFDDHIHFHMVVAVAIAVGTFLHVIMHMACDFPKLISYPKDKFMAILGSDFDYKKPSYFDLVVSVPGITGIIMIIIMAFCFTLATPLFRRHKDKLPPLLQHLAGFNAFWYAHHLLVLCYALLIVHGYFIFLVEEWYKKTTWMYVAVPVLLYFIERLLIKFREFYLPVDVIKGVVYEGNVLALYLTKPTEFEYKKSGMYMFVKCPDISKFEWHPFSITSAPGDDYLSVHIQAVGDWTRELRNRFQKVCDPESTRRKRGIVRQETKLSLDYVPSKSSKKYPQILIKGPYGAPAQSYKNYDILLLIGLGIGATPMISILKDLLNQIKKSGSHATDAQKVPKRAYFYWVTKEQASFDWFKGVMDDVAEYDHDKIIEMHNHLSCMHEEGDVRSVLITMLQQIQKSRGEEVDVVSGSRIRTHFGRPNWEKVFAELASKHKSSEIGVFYCGTYSLVKELRGHCKNFSDSSRSTRFRFHKENF encoded by the exons ATGGAGTGCGCAGATAAAAAACCGGTAAAAGAAAATGCAGGAGAATGCGTACTGGAGAGCATTGAAATCGATCACATGGCGACAGATGAGAAAGCCGCCGAACGGAGAGATTTAAACCAACCGGACTCGAAGCAGAGCAACTACAGTAACGATGTGAAGAAGACCGTCGCCGAGACTTCTCAGCCGCTTGTCGGAATAAGAAGACGACGGAAGGAGTTTAGCATGTTGAGGTTTCTGGATGGTTTCAAAGACGGAAAAGAAGAGGAAGCATGGAAAGCAACTGAGAAGCGTTTTCGTCAACTAGCTCCTGATGGAAAACTTTCCAGAGACAAATTTGGAGCATGCATTG GTATGAAAAAGGATTCAACGGATTTTGGTGGGGAATTGTTTGATGTATTGGCAAGGAGAAGAGGGATAATGGGAGCGAAAGGGATTACGCTGCAAGAATTGAGAGATTTTTGGGAGGACCTAACCAAAGAAGACTTAGATTCACGGCTACGGATATTCTTTGACTT GTGTGACAAAAATGGTGACGGGAAGATCTCGAGGGAAGAGGTGAAGTCGGTACTAGAATGGAGCGCTTCTGCAAACAAATTGAAAAACCTTGAGAGAGAAGCTGAAACGTTCGCATCTCTGATCATGGAAGAGCTTGATCCTGACCTCAATGGATTTATTGAG ATTGAGGACATGGAAACTCTAGTGAAAGCAATGTGGAGCtctgaagaagaaaaaaggttaCAGAGCCAAGATTCTAAATTTCTTGCATCTTCCCTGATTCTAGGAAGATGCAAAACTCCAGCCAGCAAATTTCTGAAGGAAACGGAAGAAGCTATAATTGCCAATTGGAAAAGAATCTGGGTTTTGATACTGTGGCTAGCAATAAATTTGGGTTTATTTGTTTGGAAATTCATGTCGTATAGGGATAAGGGGGTATTTAAAGTGATGGGTTATTGTGTTAGTGTTGCAAAAGGAGCAGCTGAGACTCTTAAATTCAATATGGCTCTTATTCTGTTTCTTGTCTGTAGAGGCACATTAACCAAACTTCGATCCACATTTCTCAACTCCATTTTCCCTTTTGATGATCATATCCATTTCCATATGGTGGTTGCTGTAGCCATTGCAGTGGGTACTTTCCTTCATGTTATAATGCATATGGCCTGTGATTTTCCAAAATTGATCTCATATCCAAAAGACAAATTCATGGCAATTCTTGGGTCAGATTTTGATTACAAGAAGCCAAGTTACTTTGACTTGGTTGTAAGTGTTCCTGGTATTACTGGAATCATCATGATCATTATAATGGCCTTTTGCTTTACATTGGCAACTCCTTTATTCAGGAGGCATAAAGACAAGTTACCTCCGTTGCTTCAACATTTGGCAGGCTTCAATGCCTTCTGGTATGCACATCATTTGCTTGTTCTCTGCTATGCCCTACTGATCGTTCATGGCTACTTCATATTCCTGGTTGAGGAATGGTACAAGAAAACG ACATGGATGTACGTTGCAGTTCCAGTACTTTTGTATTTTATTGAGAGACTTCTTATAAAATTCCGTGAATTTTACCTTCCAGTCGATGTGATAAAG GGAGTAGTATATGAAGGAAATGTTCTAGCACTATACCTGACGAAACCTACAGAATTTGAGTACAAAAAAAGTGGAATGTATATGTTTGTTAAGTGCCCGGATATATCAAAATTTGAATG GCATCCATTCTCTATCACTTCTGCACCAGGAGACGACTATTTGAGTGTCCATATACAGGCAGTAGGAGATTGGACAAGAGAGCTCAGAAACAGATTTCAAAAG GTCTGTGATCCTGAAAGTACAAGGAGGAAGAGGGGAATTGTTAGACAGGAAACCAAATTATCTTTAGATTACGTTCCTTCAAAATCAAG TAAGAAATATCCCCAGATTTTGATCAAAGGACCCTATGGAGCCCCAGCTCAAAGTTACAAGAATTATGACATTCTATTGCTAATAGGCCTTGGAATTGGGGCTACTCCAATGATCAGCATTTTGAAAGATTTATTAAACCAGATAAAAAAAAGTGGCTCCCACGCT ACTGATGCTCAAAAGGTCCCAAAGAGAGCATATTTCTATTGGGTGACAAAGGAACAGGCATCGTTTGATTGGTTTAAAGGCGTCATGGACGACGTTGCTGAGTATGATCATGAT AAAATAATAGAAATGCACAACCACTTAAGCTGCATGCACGAGGAAGGAGATGTGCGATCCGTGCTCATCACCATGCTGCAACAAATTCAGAAATCTAGAGGTGAAGAAGTGGACGTTGTCTCAGGAAGCCGG ATAAGGACTCACTTCGGAAGACCGAACTGGGAGAAAGTTTTCGCAGAGTTGGCATCCAAACACAAAAGTTCCGAAATAG GTGTATTTTACTGTGGAACATACAGTCTTGTAAAGGAATTACGTGGTCACTGCAAGAACTTCAGCGATAGTTCAAGATCAACAAGGTTTCGTTTCCACAAGGAGAACTTTTAA
- the LOC103501968 gene encoding putative respiratory burst oxidase homolog protein H, with protein sequence MANENLTQQPSSPFDRNKTNLLSFLDGSKLKSWDDVEKKFHLQMVNGKLFKEHFGACIGFEESSKDFAYELFDVLSKRKKIKFEDGITRQQLKEFWDELKKDDLETRLDIFFDLCDLNDDNKISKEEIETILKWTASANNLKSIENQIENYASLIIKEFDPDGNGSIEKKHLELLVKELSKSKEANVLKGEVDEEVSHWPDVCTLVRETLEMIKQNRKQIWFSTLWLAINVSLFIWKFNEYKEKKPFDYELMNYCIGIAKGSAETLKFNMGLILFLVCRRTLTTLKSTFLSSIFPFDDYIFFHMMVGLAISIATFIHMAMHLGCGFPLLSTLSLSYKLKGIIEPSFDHSKKPSYFDLILSVPGVTGILMFIIMAYTFILGIPCLRKRSRATRIFFRPLKGFNAFWYAHHLLFLVYALLILHGYFDSLASDWLNRTAAVYSKNDLVALRLEKPERFKYESGSYLYVNCKDIALCEW encoded by the exons ATGGCCAATGAAAATTTAACACAACAGCCTTCTTCACCATTTGATCGAAATAAAACTAACCTTTTGAGTTTTCTGGATGGTTCTAAACTCAAATCATGGGATGATGTtgagaaaaaattccacctacAGATGGTCAATGGAAAACTTTTCAAGGAACATTTTGGAGCCTGCATTG GCTTTGAAGAGAGCTCTAAAGATTTTGCCTATGAACTGTTTGATGTACTGTCAAAGAGAAAAAAGATCAAGTTTGAGGATGGGATTACTCGGCAACAGTTGAAAGAGTTTTGGGATGAATTGAAAAAGGATGATCTGGAAACTAGGCTTGACATTTTCTTTGACTT GTGTGATTTGAATGATGACAATAAGATCTCAAAGGAAGAGATTGAGACCATACTGAAGTGGACTGCTTCTGCCAACAATTTGAAAAGTATTGAAAACCAAATTGAAAACTACGCATCTCTGATCATAAAAGAGTTTGATCCAGACGGCAATGGTTCCATTGAG AAAAAGCACTTGGAACTTCTAGTCAAAGAGCTAAGCAAATCTAAAGAGGCCAACGTGTTGAAGGGGGAAGTTGACGAAGAAGTATCACATTGGCCAGATGTTTGCACTCTTGTAAGAGAAACATTAGAAATGATCAAACAGAACAGAAAACAAATCTGGTTTTCAACACTGTGGTTAGCCATAAATGTGAGTCTGTTTATTTGGAAATTCAATGAATACAAGGAGAAGAAGCCATTTGATTATGAACTAATGAATTATTGCATTGGTATTGCAAAAGGATCAGCTGAGACTCTGAAATTCAATATGGGTTTAATTCTGTTTCTTGTTTGTAGACGCACATTAACAACACTTAAATCCACATTTCTCAGCTCCATATTCCCATTTGATGATTATATTTTCTTTCACATGATGGTTGGTTTAGCCATTTCCATAGCCACTTTTATTCATATGGCTATGCATTTGGGATGTGGGTTCCCGTTATTATCAACATTATCTTTAAGCTACAAGCTCAAGGGAATTATTGAGCCAAGTTTTGATCACTCCAAAAAACCAAgttattttgatttgattttgagTGTTCCTGGTGTTACTGGAATCCTCATGTTCATTATAATGGCCTACACCTTCATACTTGGAATTCCTTGTCTTAGAAAACGTAGTAGGGCTACAAGGATATTCTTTCGCCCTTTAAAAGGTTTCAATGCCTTCTGGTATGCACATCATTTGCTTTTTCTTGTCTATGCCTTGCTGATTCTTCATGGCTACTTCGACTCGCTAGCTTCGGACTGGTTGAACAGAACG GCAGCAGTATATAGTAAAAATGATCTAGTAGCACTACGCTTGGAAAAACCTGAAAGATTCAAGTACGAAAGTGGGAGTTATCTGTATGTGAATTGCAAGGATATAGCACTATGTGAATGGTAA
- the LOC103501892 gene encoding WUSCHEL-related homeobox 3, producing the protein MSPSSITPSRWCPTPEQVMILEEIYRNGLKTPNATQIQHITSHLSFYGKIEGKNVFYWFQNHKARDRQKLRRKLYKQLQQHHFFMKRQRFDDDHDHHHFFQYFLPHHDPQLLPQLPSPSSLQRELGEEEAATEVEGGGGRRWLGGDDGTTVAEEDGETTCGNGSLRTLELFPVRGSWVKEEEGTSGNGGWGN; encoded by the exons atgtcTCCATCAAGTATTACTCCTTCAAGATGGTGTCCAACACCAGAACAAGTGATGATTTTGGAAGAGATTTATAGAAATGGGCTTAAAACTCCTAATGCCACTCAAATTCAACATATTACTTCTCATCTTTCTTTCTATGGTAAAATTGAAGGCAAAAATGTTTTCTATTGGTTCCAAAATCACAAGGCTAGAGATCGCCAAAAGCTTAGGAGGAAACTCTATAAGCAGCTTCAACAACATCATTTCTTTATGAAACGACAACGTTTTGACGACGATCATGATCATCATCACTTCTTTCAATATTTCCTTCCTCACCATGATCCCCAACTACTCCCACAGCTTCCTTCTCCCTCTTCTCTTCAG AGAGAGCTGGGAGAAGAGGAGGCAGCGACGGAGGTGGAGGGTGGTGGAGGGAGGAGGTGGTTGGGCGGGGATGACGGAACGACGGTGGCGGAGGAAGATGGAGAAACGACATGTGGTAATGGGAGTTTAAGGACGTTGGAGTTGTTTCCGGTGAGAGGGAGTTGGGTGAAGGAGGAAGAAGGGACGAGTGGAAACGGTGGATGGGGAAATTAa